The genomic window GCCGACCCCCTATAGAAACAAGCCGTTATTGGATATGCATTTGGATATCGGGCAGGAATTGAAAATTACTACGTCGTCCATATTTCAAAGAGGCACCTCAAAAATAGGTTTTTGCACTGTAATATTTTCAATTCCGCAGACGGATGCTGGAAACACGAGTACATAAACGACCAGCGTCTCACTTACCTCGGTGCGAGCTCAGTGTTCCACCTTGGTAAGGCTTTGTGGGTCAAATGGGGCGGTCGTGATGCCACGGTTGCAACACACGTGGTCATTCTGGATGCAGGCAGCCTTCTTCTGAGCAAGATTAGGATAAATTGTCGCTCAATTCAGCACGTTCAGGCGATGCGTGTACTCGATGGCATCCTACAGCTAGTCGGATATGAACGATTCCCGCACGGACTATCGACCATATGGTGCAAGATTGACTTGGAATCGATATGCGTGGTCCCACACATCAAGCTAGGAGTTGCTGGTCAGTTGGGTGTTCCATGGAATCCTGTGGTGATCATGGGTGATTGTATGATCACAGTGCGCGAAAATATCTATAGACGGACAGCAGCAGGGGCTAACGGTGTTTCTGTGATGGAGATTTCGTTGGATAAGATTAATTTAGTTAGCCGACAGAGAGTCACCGCATTCAAAGGCGAGTGGCCGAGTAACATGTCCCTTCAGCGTTCTTTAATTGTGGGGGTGGGTTCTCTAGTTCCCTGAAGGAGCGGCCGCTTGTGTGAGACGATCACACATGCGGCAAGTAGCCTGCCACGCCACATTGACAACAAGGCGTCGGTGCATCTACGGAGGTTTACCGTATTTTTGGGCAGCTCGAGAGCTACACCAAGTGACTGTTTATCACTCTTGCCAATCCTCCCCCGACTGTGCTGTTGTGGGTTTATCTTTATGTAATCCTCCAATACAGTGGCTAGGAAATGCCGGTTTGCTATGATCTTACATTAACCCCTTGCTATGCGTGCTGATGTTGTAatgtattttattatattttactttatttgttaaACAATTGTAAGTTTGATCAATTAATTTATCATCATAATTATCTGGATGGCACAGACGATGCAATTAACGCGGTCCTTGGCTATAAGCATATAACTTAAGTGGGATATGTTCTGTGCTCTGCATTATTGAAGTGACGTTTGAATGGATAGAAGACTGTTTAGTCAATCAGCCTTTAAACCATCGAAAGGTTTTTTCTGGGGCTGGGTACTAAAGACCGTGATAATTGACAATGGTGGTGTATTAACAAAATTTTCTTGGTTGAACCAAATTGAACTGGTctacattaatattttttttataaaaaataactataatatcctattatagaaaatgactaaaatacttctattatatatattaatttataaaaaaaatttagattagTTCAAAATTTGATTCACCATTTATTCGATTAAATCAATTTGTCtaacctaattttgacaaaattaACATGATTTAGTccattatatatgttaaattttaattattaaaaaatatctttaaaaaagaaGTTGTAGACGTATTTATCTAAGTGGCCCCCAATTTTCTTTCACATCTTAAGGAGTTTTAATTAATTGTACGGAAATCCCTCCAAAGCGCACCTCACATAACATAATCCACGCCGGCGTTTGCACAGTACGCACACACGGCTAACATGAACTCCTTGGCGATGTCGGGCTCCCGCCCCCACTTATGCCAGACTTGTTTTTTCCGCTTCTGCAAATGTGGGCTTTCGTTGCCTATCCGATATTCCCTCAATAACACCAGTTTTTCGTAGAAGCAAAATACAAATAGTTTCTAACAGTACAACACAACGAGTGGGATAACAACGTACAACTAAAACAAGATTCTAGTCACCGGCACATTCATGACCGGCACACGGGTGCCGTTTCCACGGTGATCTTCATCGGCACGTCCCTCCCAATCCCGGGACAGCACGGCGCCATCGATGGGAGAATTATTTCGCATTTTTTCCTTGCGATAAAATGTCGGTCAGGTGACGCAGCATTTCTGCCGTCAGAGCCAAGCGCTCCGTCCTATCCCTCTCTAGTTCGATGACACGATTTTTGAGGGACTCGACCACATCCTGTAGGTGCCGTATCAACGGGTCCACTACAATGGTCACAACAAGGTGAACAAGAACACTTAATACAACGAACTTTACCACGCTGTGGTCCTGgaaaatgaacaaaaaaaatagaagGGTCCGTAGATACGGGCTGTACCTGAACCCTCCGAAGTCTGCCGTGTGGCCGTGCCATCGCTCCCGCAGTCGCCACCTATTCGGGGAAACTCCTCCGCAAGTGACCGCTCGGTTCGCCGCGCCTGAGCATGGGTTGTATGGATCTGGAAGTAGTCATTCCAGGCGGTGACGGCCTCTTCATAGGTATGGTAGCGTAGGTGCAGGTTCCGGGGAAAGCCGTTCACCTGAGCTGACGCCGCTTCCCATGTTGTGTATATTCCGGGTACACGCCCTCTAAACACCACATAGCATGCACCCTCGGGTCGCATCGCAATCGCCTCTGGTGGTAACTCGGCGATATTCCACGGGGAGAGTATTTTCTGGTTGAGGAGTCAGGAGTAGGGAGCGGGTGGTAAGCAAGCGAGCTTCAGTACTGCAACAAACATGATGTTATCATGAAGGGAAGTCAGAAGTGCAGCCTTTTGCGTGTTGTAGAAGCCACGCAGATAGGTTTCCGTGTTTACCCTTGTAAGGGATGAAATGTTTCCAAATATTCCAaccatttaaatttttatttatttattcctgATGCTTgtagaaattttattttttatgtaatgCTTATATATCTAACgcgtatataaaaaaaatgaaaacaagcTTTAGAGTAGTCATTTTTCTTCGTTACAACAGTAATAAACTCGATAATTTAGTAAAGTGGTTagcatttcaaattttataaataaaaataaataacaaactaAAAAATTNNNNNNNNNNNNNNNNNNNNNNNNNNNNNNNNNNNNNNNNNNNNNNNNNNNNNNNNNNNNNNNNNNNNNNNNNNNNNNNNNNNNNNNNNNNNNNNNNNNNNNNNNNNNNNNNNNNNNNNNNNNNNNNNNNNNNNNNNNNNNNNNNNNNNNNNNNNNNNNNNNNNNNNNNNNNNNNNNNNNNNNNNNNCAATTAatagtaatttaattatttaatataattatttagttAATTATTAATTGAAAAATAACTTGCCACATTTCTTCTCTGCGGATATACTCCTCCTTTTTGAGACTTGTCCAGGGACCCATTTTGTCTCTCCAATGGTTAGCGTTTCTATATATCAGTAAAGGATGAAGGAGGAGCTTACCACTGGAGGTGCTCCAAGTCGTTCCGTTATCCGTGTGACCAATTCCTTCACCTTGTCTTCTGCCAAAGGGTTGTGATGCCTAGCCTAACAACAGCGGATTGCCTCCCTTACAACATATGGACCGCCGTTTCCAGCCTCGTCACCTCAGATTCCGTCCACAGCCTGTGCGGTCTGCGGATGGTTTGTCGGGCCACACGCGATGCAGCCAGCGAGAACGTTGTGTTTGCAAGCGTGTCCATACCTTGTCTCATTGACATGGCCACGATTTGGGACCGTTGTCCCGAGGCGGTGGTTTTCTTCAGTTGCTGTAGGGAGAGCGGCAACCCGGAGCTTCTGTTTTGGGAGGGGCTAAGCGAGTGCTTCAATCGACGCCATCCCGATGCGGGGTTGGATCTGCTGCGATCTGCCGCAGTAAAGGGCCATCATGCCGCCAAATACGCCATGTCGTTGGTGACCTTTCTTCGTCCGGCCGAGACGAGCACCATGAAGCAGGCTCTGGAGTGGTTTCGTTCGGTTGAGGCCGCCGGTGTGCTTCGATGCTGCATGAGATGGTGCTACTTGGTTCTCATGTGTCCATCGCGGCCTGAAGTTCATATACCCCAGATAGGGGGCACTCCGCTATGTGATTCGCCTTGTTGCCCGACTCGGGACAACACAAGAGTCATCTACAACTACTACCATCGTGGTAGCCAGTACCAACATTATCGCTGCTACGAGGGTTTGAGGACTATCTCATGCGTCAAGTGTCGCACCGACTACGAGCTGATATTATTTGTCAACGGGTGGTGTCATCGAATCGCACGGAAACCAGTTGGTTTTCCTGTACTTTTCGACGATGGCCTTTTGGTCTTTTAATTTGGAGCACATCGTAATTGGGTTTTTTATTTGATGCGTCCAGAAATTTGTTTTCTGCTTTCCATGTATGAAACTTTATTGGATATTCATCTACACTAAAATGCTAAGTGTTGTCTGTTAATCTAGAGTACATTGTCAAAACATACGTAAAGTAAAATATCCATTCATTCCGGTTTACTTTATGTGGTTTCTTGCTCGTGTTTGCACTGTTTCCTGGgcgcttcccttcgtaggtcgaTCGTATAGTCCCAGCAAACGTTCAAATGAATGGGTTTTGGTAGGCCAATCGCCCCACTTTGCAGGTCGTTAATTGTTTTCCTTGTTCCTTGCAGTGCGTTAGCCAGTAACACGGCCACTGCCAAGTTGCCCCACGCGCGGATACGGTAAGTTCTTTGGTTTCGGCCAACAATCAGGAATTTCAGTTCATGTCCTGACAACACCCTTATCTTTGGTCATATAAAATACCTTGTTTCCAATCCAATTCCGTCCCAGTCCATTTTAATGTCCCCATCCTCCTAACCAAACGTTTCCTTTTCAGGACCGACGATCCCACTGACTGTTGATAGATGTGTTTCCTCCTTCACTTGGCGTCGCACGGAAATTCCTGACAACGAAGGACGACTTCCTTTATTGCACTGTGAAGTCCGTCATGGTAACACCTCTGTCGACATCACATAGAGAAGTCAATTATTTATGGCATAGGCGCATAGCGTTAAGGCATACCATATCGAATACAGGCTAGTGGGCTTTGCATCGAGCACCTCAAACCGCACGGAGCATATCGGATGCCCATCACCTATTTTCTGCTATTATGCAGTACTAACACGCTGGCAACACTGGAAAGGGCGTTGTTCGCCTGGTCATTAGAGTCAAGCAGGAAAGTGTCCTAATTCAATagttattaataattatgaatgTTAATTTATTTCCCGTGTTTGTTTAGCCGTATATTTGATCCTCTATAAGTCCTACCTAAAACTCTGTTTTCCTACTTACATTTAACTTTGCATCGTCTGAGTTTAACTGTTTGtttcccttttttttaatttctttcttgTGTGGGTGAAGTTATGAAATATTGCGTCAACGACAAACAACAATGCTGTGAAGTATGTTAATTACTTGGATCAAACTGAGATCGtttcaaccagaaaatatatTGTTCTGTGATCGTCAGTTGCTAGCCACTGCTTTGGCAGACTACATAAAGGAACTCAAAGATTAAGCCTACAACAGTACATTCGGGGGCAGATTAGTAAAGAGTGATGTACAACCACATTCACTACAACGTGAATATCTCAAGGAAAACCCTGACCTCGTAATCCGTGAGGCACTGCACACACGAGACATGGGACACGTCATTCACATCATCCATGGTGTCATGGGTAGCGCAAGTGGTGGACCGACAAGCCACGGTCTGCTCCGGATCCGATGGTCTCTCGTGAACCCATCGCTCCCAGAAAATATCTGTGAAGAACTCCCTGCACCTTTCGATCTTTCCAGAAGTACAAATAAAGTCTAACATTTCAACACCCCTTTGCATTTCTTCTTCGTCTTCGTGTTCACACAGTACCTAATTCAACGCTACCCTCCGTCGAGGCCCTATCAAGCAGTTCCATCCCTATGTCACGGCGGCCAATCCAGAAATACTCTGTCATCCCCTGCCGGAGTATAGCATCCGCATTTCTTACTTCCACGCAGCGATCGAGGAACCTCCTTTCAGGCCGGtcaaggtaaaataaaaaagagactAGCCGTATATGCCACATCGTCGCATGTTGGTACACAGCGTCGGAACTACCTGCATCAAGAAACACCTTGCAAGTAGCCTGCATGTTGAATAGGTCACGGATTGAATACGATGCAACCTTCGTGGCAATCCTCACCCATAAATTGCGAGAGAGAATATTCAGAGGACATTCATGCTCGACGGGTACGATCCCTTTCTTTTTACTTGTCTTAGAGGTTCCATCCATTTGCAAGGCCTTGGTAGAGGTCGGAGATTACGAAGGGTTGAAACCATCGGCAGTTAAAAGACGGAGTGTGagcttttatatattattaatatcATCTAAACTTGTCGGTTATCGCGATAGTACAATTATTATATTAATTCTAATTTCCAAAGCATGTATATCCTCACCTCACCTGCTTCCTGGATAAGTATTGATTATCTTCTACCATATAGAAGTTAatacatatttattattattattatattatatatactgACATTAATTATCATGACTTAGCGCGTCAGCGTTGCCCAACATCATGAATAATACCAGATAATCAATATGCttatcaattatcatattatCGTATTACTGTGAATACCACATGTACATGTACTATATACTTATGTATACGTGTACAGTTTACTAAGTAGACGTGTCCTTTTGGGGCGCGGGTTTCATGTGCAGACGTGTTGACGCTCTATGGTTATATTTGTTCGATTCGAAAGTTATTTGGGTTATGTAGAGTTAGTTAACGATGTTTTAAGACTGAAATTAATGGCAGTTAATTATCATGCATTAAGTTGATGATTGAATCCGATTCAAAGAATGTATCAACCGCTTAcatgacttgttttatattgGATGATTTACACCACCCGTTTTTTTGCTTGGGGCTGTGAACTATCTGATACTATCACAGTTAACTCTGCCCACAAAACTGGTTATTCGGAAAGGCAATGGAGAGTCACCGAAAAGTGTTTTGCAtatgtttataaaatatttatttcaatTAAAATCAATTCAACTTATTACTAACAAGAAAGGAGATGAGAAGGTATTGACAGTTAACCACATCTGGATTGAACGAATTAATAAAAACTACGAAGCATAGAATGTCAATCTTTCGAAACAATGGCAATCAAAATGGAAGTAACTCAGAAATTTTGTTCTTGTCGTGTAATAGTCAGTGGCAAGGAAGGATAAACCGATTAGCTCGTGAAATTTTGCTTCTGAATATGATAGAACAGTAGTAGTTTTAAGCTTAAAATAAGATAGCACATTGGGGCAGACTCAATATTGTGAAGCATTAACAAGCTTGCCCAGTTATCCTGCATCGATCATCGGGGTTTGGAAAACACCTTAAACGTAAACAGTCACGAGGAAATTTCGCACCTTGTGCTCGGCCAGGCATTGCACACATGACACACCGGACAAGTCGCTTGCAATACCAATTGTTCCGCGGGTAGAACAACTACCGAAACGGCATGCTATGGCCTCTGTTGGGTCCGTCGGGTTTATCTCCGACCACGGGCCCGCAAATACCTGCGTGAACACCTCTCTGTATCTTTCAACTGCACTGGACTCACAGACCACATTGAAAAATGCAAATCCACGGCGGATTTCATCATCGTCCTTGTCGTTAAGCGACAGTAGCAGCATCGCAGAGAGGTAGCAGGCCTCCACATCTCCCAACTCTGCTGCCTCGGTCACGGTCTGTATACCACCTCTACGGTGGCCAAGCCAGAATAAGGCAACCATACCTAGCCGGAGCAGCGCGGCCGGATTCCGCACTGTGGCGCATCGGCTCAGAAATCCCATTGCAGCCCGCCCAGAGTGGTACAGGAGGCAAGCAACGGGTAACTCCGAAACCAAGGCATGCTTGTACGCGGCATCGGAACTGCATACGGCTGCAAATAGCCTGCAAGTGGCCTGCATGTTGAATAGATCCTGAATTGAATACGATGCAACCCTCGTTGTAATACTGAACACACGGTGCTCTCGTTTGCAAAATGGAACAAACTGTTGGTTGTCTCTTATTTACATTCTCTATGCATTTATTAGTTGACTGTCCCTTAGTTGTTTGTGCAAATTTCTTTCGCATTCTTTCTCGGGGAATGTTCCGTCTTTACATAAGATGTTTATGTGTCGCATTATTAATGGAAGTATTAATAAACCGGTTATTTTTAAATTTCCTCACAAATCAGAACAAAATCGATTttttataacaatattaataaatCTAATTTTTAGGGatctaactatatttttaaatttttagagatttaaatgtccacaaaacaaaaagtcagggatatatttgtctttttttaTCAGGGAACTTAAAGATGTTTGGGTTAGATTGTGTAATTCGATCGGATCAAACTtgatctaataattataatgtagACAATTGGGTTTGTCCTTGTTATAAACCGGTTTTATTCTAGTTTATTAAAGAATAACTTATTAATTGGTTTAATAAAAATGTCCAATAATAACATAACACATGTTAACTACTatgaaataactaaataaaaataaggaaGTGGTAACATAGATAGGATATAAAGAGAGATAATGAAGTATTgcaacataaaagagagagagaattgtttGTTGCTTGTGTATATTGCTTCGGAAGAAACCCTTATTTACATATATACAAGGGGTCACCTTTTTTAGACTTCATTAATGGTAATCTCTCTTGATATTCTAAGCAACATTGAAAAATGGGCATCCACCTCATATTCTACTCACACT from Arachis ipaensis cultivar K30076 chromosome B09, Araip1.1, whole genome shotgun sequence includes these protein-coding regions:
- the LOC107615927 gene encoding uncharacterized protein LOC107615927, which gives rise to MPSLTTADCLPYNIWTAVSSLVTSDSVHSLCGLRMVCRATRDAASENVVFASVSIPCLIDMATIWDRCPEAVVFFSCCRESGNPELLFWEGLSECFNRRHPDAGLDLLRSAAVKGHHAAKYAMSLVTFLRPAETSTMKQALEWFRSVEAAGVLRCCMRWCYLVLMCPSRPEVHIPQIGGTPLCDSPCCPTRDNTRVIYNYYHRGSQYQHYRCYEGLRTISCVKCRTDYELILFVNGWCHRIARKPVGFPVLFDDGLLVF
- the LOC107615928 gene encoding uncharacterized protein LOC107615928, with translation MDGTSKTSKKKGIVPVEHECPLNILSRNLWVRIATKVASYSIRDLFNMQATCKVFLDAGSSDAVYQHATMWHIRLVSFLFYLDRPERRFLDRCVEVRNADAILRQGMTEYFWIGRRDIGMELLDRASTEGSVELGTV
- the LOC107615929 gene encoding uncharacterized protein LOC107615929, with protein sequence MQATCRLFAAVCSSDAAYKHALVSELPVACLLYHSGRAAMGFLSRCATVRNPAALLRLGMVALFWLGHRRGGIQTVTEAAELGDVEACYLSAMLLLSLNDKDDDEIRRGFAFFNVVCESSAVERYREVFTQVFAGPWSEINPTDPTEAIACRFGSCSTRGTIGIASDLSGVSCVQCLAEHKVRNFLVTVYV